A region of the Spirochaetaceae bacterium genome:
TGGCAATCTTTGCCGATGTCTTGGCCCCTTATCCCTTCGATCAACTGAGCCTGGCAGAAAGGCTGCAGGGCTCATCGACGCGACATCTGCTGGGGACCGACCAGTTGGGGCGAGACCTGTTGAGCCGTCTGCTGTTCGGGGCGCGCATCTCGTTGGTCGTTGGTCTGGCGGCGACCACGCTGAACGTGGTGGTCGCTACCCTGATCGGCGGCACGTCCGGATTCCTCGGCGGTAAGCTGGACCTGGCGGTGCAACGATTGGTCGATGCCTGGATGGCGTTCCCGGGACTGCTGCTATTGCTCACGATCATGTCGGTCGTGGGGCAGGGTCTGCCACAGATCATCGTGGTCCTGGGGATCACCGGCGGCGTGGGCGGCTCGCGCGTCGTCAGAGGCGCCGTGGTGGCCACGAAGGGCAACGACTACTTCCTGGCAGCCAAGGCCGTGGGCGCGCCCACCACGCAGATCCTGGTGCGCCATGTCCTGCCCAATATCGTGGCGCCCCTCATCATCGTCTTCAGCATCAACGTCGGCGGCGTCATCCTGGCCGAGGCGTCGTTGAGCTTCCTCGGATTCGGGTTGCCCATCGATGTCCCGAGCTGGGGAGGGATGCTCAGCAATGAAGGGAGCAGGTACATGGAGCAGGCCCCCTGGCTGGCGCTATGGCCCGGGGTGTGCCTGACGATCGTGGTGTACAGTTTCAACATGCTGGGTGATGCCATGCGGGACCTGCTCGACCCGCGGCTGCGAGGCGGCGGCGGTCGTCTCGCTGGCAGCGGCGCCACGTCGGTTTGAGAGAGCGTGCATGCGCTCCGCACCCGGTATCGCGCGGGTTCCCGTATGGCAGGCACGCGGCCGGCGTGCTGGATGTTGAGGGGCTGATCGCGGCGTTCCAGGAATTCTTCCGCGAGCACTCCGAGCACTGGGTGCAGCGTTTCGAGCAGTACCACGAGGCGGGCCCCCAGTTGCTGCTGCAGGCGCACCTGCAGCGCATCGTCAACGGCGGCGGGCGTATCGAGCGCGAGTACGCGCTCGGGCGCGGGCGCACCGACCTGCTGATCGTGTGGCCGCAGGGCGGGCGCGAGCGGCGCTTCGTGGTGGAGTGCAAGGTGCTGCGCAAGGGGTTGGAGCGGACCATCGCCGAGGGGGTGGAGCAGACGCAGGGCTACATGGACCGGTGCGGGGCGGAGGCGGGCCACCTGGTCGTGTTCGATCGCACGCCGGACCGGACCTGGACGGAGAAGATCTTCCGCTTAGACCGACCCGACGGCTCCGGCGCCGAGACTACCACCGCCCCTCAGCCTCGGGTCGAGGAGGTCCCGCAGGGCGTCGCCGAACATGTTTAGACTGTAAATGACAATAGTCAGGCAAAGACCCGGCCAGAGACCCAGCCATGGCGCCATCTCCATGTAGAGACGTCCTTCCCGGCTGAGCATACCGCCCCAGCTAGGAATGTCCAATGGCAGACCGAATCCGAGGAAGCTCAGAGAGGCCTCACTGATAATCACCCCGCCGATGTTGATGCTGAATATGATGATTGCGACAGCCATGATATTGGGCAGGACATGTCGGATAAGTGTTCTCCATTTTGAGCTGCCAATCACCTCCGCCGCCTGAAAATACATATTCTCTTTTACACCAATAACGGCGCCTCTGACTACTCTTGAGCCAACGATGCCTCCGGTTATCCCCAAGACCACTATTATCTGTAACAGACCCTGCCCCACTATGGACATTACGGTTAACAACAGCAGCAGTCCCGGGAAAGCCATCCAGGCATCGACAAATCTCTGCACAGCCAGGTCAAGTTTACCACCAAGGAATCCTGAGATGCCGCCTATCAGGACAGCCACCACGACATTGAGACTGGTCGCCGCGATACCGACAACTATCGAAAGACGAGCACCGTGGATAAGGCGGCTCAAGAAGTCTCGCCCCACGTGGTCGGTACCCAGCAGATACTGGGCTGATGAGCCCTGCATCCTGTCTACCAAGTTTATTTTGTCATATGGATAAGGAGCCAGAGCATCGGCAAAGATAGCCACCAGAATCAACAGCAATATGATAATCCCGCTGGCAGTACCCAGTGGCTTCTCCCGCCACAGCCTGGTAAAGAAATCAGCCAGCCCGGTACGTCTCTTTGGCTCACTTACTGGTGATGGTATCCCTGTGACATTACTCATACTCGTGATTTTCCCCTTTACCTATAACGGACCCTGGGGTCCAAATAAGGATAAAGCAGGTCTATCGTTAGATTGGCCCCCATAACCGCGGTGCCGAAAAACAGGTTTATTCCGGAGACCACCGGGTAGTCTCGGTTTTTGAGTGAATCCAGTATGAGGCGACCCAACCCCGGCAGGTTGAATATGTTCTCCATGATAACGGAGCCACCTACCAGCAGAGGCAACTGCAGGCCCACCAGGGTAACTACCGGGATGAGGGCGTTCTTGATGGTGTGTCTTATGACAACGACCCTCTCCTTCAGCCCCTTTGACCAGGCCGTCCTGACATAGTCCTGCCTGAGCACCTCCAGCATCACGGTGCGCGTCATCCGCATGGTAGCCGCAGACATGGCCGTCCCCAGAATCAGGCTGGGAATGATGAACACCGAAAGATTCCCCAGCGGGTCTTCGGTGAAAGGAACCCACGTCATCGGTGGCGACCAGCCCCACCAGATTGCCGGGTATATCATGACCATCATTCCCAGCCAGAAGTTAGGCGTTGCCAGGCCGAGGATGGCGAACGAGCGCCCAAGGTAGTCGGCGGCCGTATCCTGGCGAATCGCCGAGTAGATGCCGACGGGCAGGGCTATCACAAGCCCGATTACGATTGCCAGGACGCCAAGCTCAACGGTTACCGGCAATCTATCAAATATCCTATCCTCTATGTTGTAACCACCGCCCATCAGTGATTGGCCAAGGGTGCCGTGCAGGAAAATATTTCCTATCCAGCGTCCATACTGCACGTGGACAGGCACGTCTAATCCTAGAAAATGCTCAATAGCTGCACGGTCCATCTGGCCGCCAACCGCCGAAGCTGTAGATGTTAACGACCTGCCCGACATTACGTCTATTACATCGCCGGGGATGAAGCGGACGGAGAGAAAGACTATGATACTCAATAGAAACACGGTGGGGATCAAGAGCAATAACCGCCTGATGATGTAGGCTCTCATGTCACATTCCTCCCCGTCATTGCGACCCCGATTTATCGGGGCGTGGCAATCTCATTGCCCTCTCCAGGGGTATGGGAGCCGGGCGGTTTGAACCCCCCAGCTCCCTTTTTCCTGAGCTACGGCACAGGGAGTGAACCCCGCTAATAGCCCATGGATTCCTTCAGTTCGCTATCAATCCAAAGGCGGACGAGAACGCTTTGCTCATGCATGACTGTGTTCAAGGTCTCTCCGTTAAAACCTTTCACCCACGGATGGCTGTGCTGATACCTTGGAGCCAGCGGACCCCATATCTGAAAGTGCTGCTTTATTGCTTCCATACCAAACTCTTTTGCCGCCTTCATCTGCTCATCGACGCTAGTGGCACCGTGATAGGCAGCGTGGGCGGCGGCCAGCACAGGGCTCTCGACTCCGGCCCCCAGGTGTGCCCTTCGCCATAGGAGGCCCGCGTTATAATGTCCCATGGCCCAGCCCGGGGACTCTATGGCCATGTAGCCATAAATCGACTCATAGTCATGTTCTGTCTTAGCAGCGGCTATAGTCGCCCAGTCGGTAACCCTGATCGATGCATCAACGCCAATATCAGCCCAGTAGCCGGCGACTATTTCTACATAGCCCAAATCTCCGACGTCGCGGTGCACATGTTCGAACTTGAATCGGACGCCGTCCGCGCCGCGCGGATATCCTGCCTCATCAAGGAGCCTCTCGGCACCTTCCGGGTCGTAGGTGTAGTATCCCTTGAGCTCTGCGGGCCACTCTTCCCATTCGGTGTAATACCCCTTGGTGCCAATGTAGCGAGGAGGGTGCCAGTCGGCGAAACCGCCAAAGTAGGTATCGTTAATCGTCTCCTGGTCCAGTGCCATCTGCAGTGCGTGGCGTACTCTGATGTCGTCAAAGGGTGGCTTGCGAATGTTCAGTATGATGGCATCCAACGAGCGCTGGTAAAATGGCCATACCTCGAGTTCGGGATTGGTCCGCTGGAGGCTCTTTACCACGTCGATGGATTGTATCTCAGCACCGGAGAGGCGTGTCATATCAATCTTACCCGAGCGCAGTGCCGATAGACGGGTCGCTTCTTCTGCCATATACAGGCCCACTAACTTGTCAATATACGGCAAACGGTTCTCCGGGTATTTTTCGTCGTAGCCCCAGTAGTCAGGATTCTTGGTCCAGGTTTTGGAGACGCCTTCGACGTAGTCGGTCAGCATCATGGGCCCGGTGCCGACCACGTTCTTCCAGTCCGTATAGTCGCCGTATTTCTCGATTACCTCGGGGGGCAATATCCAGAACCCAACTTCGGTGACGATAAGCTGCAGCGCATCGAGGTTTGGCTCCGTCAACTTCATAACAACCGTGTATTTGTCGGTGGCCTCTATCGATTCCCATGGCAGAAAGGAAGCTTGTTTGGTCTCTTGAGGAGGTTCGGTGAAATCGCCCATCGCCAACTGACGGTGAAAGTTAAATACGACATCATCGGCAGTTAGCTCCCGACCACCTACCAGGCGGCTGGCCTCACTGTCTGGATCAAGGGCGTAGTGAACGCCCTGGCGGACGTTGATGATATAGGTCAGCGGGTCGGGTTGCTCCCAGCTTTCCGCCAGCTCCTCTGTCCAAGTAAACAGAGGGACGTAGGGCCCATTAAAGGCGAATTCGTTCCTATCCAGACCCCAGTTCGGGACGGCGAGATTCTGATTGACACCGCCTATGAGCATGCCCGCATAGCCGCCAGTAACAAAGGGGTCGGTAGTTTCGCCTATCAAGGCATACGGAAAGGTCAATGTCCCGCCGTACTGTGGCGCCGTCACCGCCTTGCCGGTGGTGGGGTCGGTCACCATTTCCTTCTCCATCGCCGCTGCCGGCGCCTCTTCCGTGCCAGCGCCAGCCCAGAGGCCGGTTGCGCTCAGAATCAGGACCAACGCAACCGCGAAGGTCCTTGCAATGAATACCTTCATCGTTTCTCCTTGAATGTTACTTCGAGAGTATTGCGTAGCGGATTGGCGCTCCCTGGCTACTCTCGCGCCCGCTACGCGGACGGCCAGTCAGAGCCAAATACACTGAAAGCGCGCGGCGTGTGACTCGGCGGGTTCACCCGGGCTCACGCCGCGCGCGCGTGCGGTTCTTTCAGTATCATCTTCACCTCCTGTGCGCCGGCACAAACCGGAAAGGTGTCGTGAGTGGAAGAGTCATACGTCGAAGGGTTAGCGACCCACGGCGGCTCCGATTCATGCGCCGTCGCCCGCGAGGGCGGGGGTGAAGCGTTGACCGGGGTACGTGCGGGCCGGGTATCGAGCCGCGAAAGGAATTACTTTGGGGTGCCGACGCCGTAGGAGGATGCGGAAGGCCACAAACCGGTCATTGCGCTGCCTGTCATCGTGACCCTTCATGACCATCCGTCGAACCCCATGTGAGGCACGCTAGCATAGGCGCGGCGCGCCTGTCAACGACTCGGCGGTCACCGGAGGGTGCTTCCTTGGCTTCCTTGCCAACCGAAGGACCAACGCGCTAGACTGGTTCCATGGCCCGCATGATTCCTGTCACGACCTGACAGCTCAAGAGCGCATCGAACTCATCGGCAAGCTTTGGGATAGCCTTGATCCGGCGGCGGCCGTGTCGATCACGCCAGCTCTGGGGGCTGAGCTTGATCGCCGAGGCCGAGGCAGACGTCGCGCCCGAAGCTGGCGAGGCGTGGTCCGACATCCGGGACGAACTGGGGAAGAAACCGGGGTAGATGCGCCCGCTCCGTGTTCGCAAGATCGCGCGTGCCGAGATCCTGGCGGCCTTCGAGTGGTATCTTGAGCGGTCGCCGGCGGCAGCCATCGAGGAGGCGCCGGAGCGCTATCCAGTCATTCGTGGGCGTCTGCGCCGGGTTCTTCTACACCGCACCAGTCGGCGATGAAGAGCGCAATGGCCCCGGTGGTTTTTCTGACGGATTCGATCTCCACCGCTTCATTGAAGCCGTGGATGGAGCGGGCTCTCGGGCCGTAAACCAGCGAGGGCGTGTCCGCGTATAAAGCATATATCCGCGCATCCGTAGCCCCGGGGCTGCAGATTTCAACCAGGTCCTTTTCGAATACCCGCTTGTGGCTTCTGCGCAGCACGGTCTCGGCTTCCCGGGCGTTTTTCAGGACATACCCCTCGGTCTGGTGTCCGTGGAACACGACCCGGGGCGGATGGTCCTTGAGAAACGGATGCTTTTCAGCAGCCTCCTGCACGCAGGATTCGATGTCGGAACGGATCCGGCCCAGGTCCCAGCCGGGATAAAATCCGATACGCATGTCGAAATTGCACCAGGCCGGCACGCTGGAAACCCAATCTCCGCCCTCGATTTTCCCGAGATTGAAGTGAACGGGATGAGGATGATCTGCGAATTCCGGATAATTACTCTTGGATTCGTTCCAGGATTTTTCCAGTTTCTTCAGCTCGCCAACCAGGTAAAACGCATTCTCAATGGCATTCGCGCCGCCGGTCTGGGCAATGGATGCGTGTTGTGGATCGCCGCTTATCTGGATCTGAAACCACATGATGCCCATGTGAGCCCGCAGCAGGGTGTCACCCATCGGTTCGGTGTCCAGAAAGGCGTCTGCCCGATAGCCGCGCTGCAGGCAGGCCAGGGTCCCGTTTCCGGTAGGCTCCTCCTCGATAACGGATTGAAGGAATACGTCTGCTCCGGGCGCCAGCCCGGCTCGTTTTAACGCCTCCAGAGCAAACAGGCAGGAGACCAGCCCGGCTTTCATATCACCCGCGCCGCGACCGTACATCCACCCGTCGTCAATGACAGGTTCAAAGGGGGGATATTTCCACCCGGAAACAGGGCCGGTGGGAACCACATCGATGTGGCCGTTGAGGATCAGCGACCGTCCCCTGGATGTCGA
Encoded here:
- a CDS encoding ABC transporter permease, whose amino-acid sequence is MNDTRRLFADFFGRLWREKPLGIASGIVILILILLAIFADVLAPYPFDQLSLAERLQGSSTRHLLGTDQLGRDLLSRLLFGARISLVVGLAATTLNVVVATLIGGTSGFLGGKLDLAVQRLVDAWMAFPGLLLLLTIMSVVGQGLPQIIVVLGITGGVGGSRVVRGAVVATKGNDYFLAAKAVGAPTTQILVRHVLPNIVAPLIIVFSINVGGVILAEASLSFLGFGLPIDVPSWGGMLSNEGSRYMEQAPWLALWPGVCLTIVVYSFNMLGDAMRDLLDPRLRGGGGRLAGSGATSV
- a CDS encoding ABC transporter permease, which translates into the protein MSNVTGIPSPVSEPKRRTGLADFFTRLWREKPLGTASGIIILLLILVAIFADALAPYPYDKINLVDRMQGSSAQYLLGTDHVGRDFLSRLIHGARLSIVVGIAATSLNVVVAVLIGGISGFLGGKLDLAVQRFVDAWMAFPGLLLLLTVMSIVGQGLLQIIVVLGITGGIVGSRVVRGAVIGVKENMYFQAAEVIGSSKWRTLIRHVLPNIMAVAIIIFSINIGGVIISEASLSFLGFGLPLDIPSWGGMLSREGRLYMEMAPWLGLWPGLCLTIVIYSLNMFGDALRDLLDPRLRGGGSLGAGAVGSV
- a CDS encoding ABC transporter permease translates to MRAYIIRRLLLLIPTVFLLSIIVFLSVRFIPGDVIDVMSGRSLTSTASAVGGQMDRAAIEHFLGLDVPVHVQYGRWIGNIFLHGTLGQSLMGGGYNIEDRIFDRLPVTVELGVLAIVIGLVIALPVGIYSAIRQDTAADYLGRSFAILGLATPNFWLGMMVMIYPAIWWGWSPPMTWVPFTEDPLGNLSVFIIPSLILGTAMSAATMRMTRTVMLEVLRQDYVRTAWSKGLKERVVVIRHTIKNALIPVVTLVGLQLPLLVGGSVIMENIFNLPGLGRLILDSLKNRDYPVVSGINLFFGTAVMGANLTIDLLYPYLDPRVRYR
- a CDS encoding ABC transporter substrate-binding protein; amino-acid sequence: MKVFIARTFAVALVLILSATGLWAGAGTEEAPAAAMEKEMVTDPTTGKAVTAPQYGGTLTFPYALIGETTDPFVTGGYAGMLIGGVNQNLAVPNWGLDRNEFAFNGPYVPLFTWTEELAESWEQPDPLTYIINVRQGVHYALDPDSEASRLVGGRELTADDVVFNFHRQLAMGDFTEPPQETKQASFLPWESIEATDKYTVVMKLTEPNLDALQLIVTEVGFWILPPEVIEKYGDYTDWKNVVGTGPMMLTDYVEGVSKTWTKNPDYWGYDEKYPENRLPYIDKLVGLYMAEEATRLSALRSGKIDMTRLSGAEIQSIDVVKSLQRTNPELEVWPFYQRSLDAIILNIRKPPFDDIRVRHALQMALDQETINDTYFGGFADWHPPRYIGTKGYYTEWEEWPAELKGYYTYDPEGAERLLDEAGYPRGADGVRFKFEHVHRDVGDLGYVEIVAGYWADIGVDASIRVTDWATIAAAKTEHDYESIYGYMAIESPGWAMGHYNAGLLWRRAHLGAGVESPVLAAAHAAYHGATSVDEQMKAAKEFGMEAIKQHFQIWGPLAPRYQHSHPWVKGFNGETLNTVMHEQSVLVRLWIDSELKESMGY
- a CDS encoding ArgE/DapE family deacylase; the encoded protein is MLDNKTATEILEAVDKNFDEQIDFTAELVKFPSVRGQEHTAQDFMAREMAARGLAVDRWKIKVGDIENMTGYSPVNVSYEKAYNVVGTHRSSTSRGRSLILNGHIDVVPTGPVSGWKYPPFEPVIDDGWMYGRGAGDMKAGLVSCLFALEALKRAGLAPGADVFLQSVIEEEPTGNGTLACLQRGYRADAFLDTEPMGDTLLRAHMGIMWFQIQISGDPQHASIAQTGGANAIENAFYLVGELKKLEKSWNESKSNYPEFADHPHPVHFNLGKIEGGDWVSSVPAWCNFDMRIGFYPGWDLGRIRSDIESCVQEAAEKHPFLKDHPPRVVFHGHQTEGYVLKNAREAETVLRRSHKRVFEKDLVEICSPGATDARIYALYADTPSLVYGPRARSIHGFNEAVEIESVRKTTGAIALFIADWCGVEEPGADAHE